A region of Lagenorhynchus albirostris chromosome 20, mLagAlb1.1, whole genome shotgun sequence DNA encodes the following proteins:
- the APOH gene encoding beta-2-glycoprotein 1: MIPPVFLLFSSFLCHVAIAGRICPKPDDLPFARVVPLKTSYAPGEEIVFSCQPGYVSRGGIRRFTCPLTGLWPINTLRCTPRVCPFAGILENGTVRYTTFEYPNTINFSCNTGFYLKGANSVQCTKEGEWSQKLPVCAPITCPPPPIPKFAKLSVYQPLSGNNSLYGGKAIFECLPQHAMFGNDTVTCTEHGNWTELPLCKEVKCPFPSRPDNGFVNYPAKQVLYYKDKATYGCHDTYALDGPEEVECGKFGKWSAQPSCKASCKLSVKKATVIYEGERVNIQDKFKNGMLHGQKISFFCKNKEKKCSYTEDAQCIDGVIQIPKCFKEHSSFAFWKTEASDVKPC, from the exons ATGATTCCTCCCGTGTTCCTCTTGTTTTCAAGTTTTCTCTGCCATGTTGCTATTGCAGGACGAA TCTGTCCCAAGCCAGATGACTTACCATTTGCCAGAGTTGTTCCGTTAAAAACATCCTATGCCCCCGGGGAGGAGATCGTGTTCTCCTGCCAGCCAGGCTACGTGTCCCGGGGAGGGATCCGGAGGTTCACCTGCCCGCTCACAGGACTTTGGCCCATCAACACTCTGAGATGCACAC CCAGAGTATGTCCTTTTGCTGGAATCTTAGAAAACGGAACTGTACGCTATACAACCTTTGAATATCCCAACACGATCAATTTTTCTTGCAATACCGG GTTTTATCTGAAAGGAGCTAATTCTGTTCAATGCACTAAGGAGGGAGAATGGAGTCAGAAACTTCCTGTCTGTGCTC ctATAACCTGCCCTCCACCACCCATACCGAAGTTTGCAAAACTTAGTGTTTATCAGCCATTGTCTGGGAACAACTCCCTGTATGGAGGCAAGGCCATCTTTGAATGCTTGCCACAGCACGCCATGTTTGGAAATGACACCGTTACCTGCACAGAACATGGAAACTGGACAGAATTACCATTATGTAAGG AAGTAAAATGCCCGTTCCCATCAAGACCAGACAATGGATTTGTGAACTATCCTGCAAAGCAAGTACTTTATTACAAGGATAAAGCCACTTATGGTTGCCATGATACATACGCCTTGGATGGACCAGAAGAAGTAGAATGTGGCAAATTCGGAAAATGGTCTGCACAGCCAAGTTGTAAAG CGTCTTGTAAATTATCTGTTAAAAAAGCTACCGTGATATATGAAGGAGAGAGAGTAAATATCCAAGACAAATTTAAGAATGGaatgctgcatggccaaaaaatttctttcttctgcaaAAATAAGGAGAAGAAGTGTAGCTATACAGAGGATGCCCAGTGCATAGACGGCGTCATTCAAATCCCCAAATGCTTCAAGG AGCACAGTTCTTTCGCTTTCTGGAAAACAGAAGCATCTGATGTAAAACCGTGCTAA